Genomic window (Phragmites australis chromosome 5, lpPhrAust1.1, whole genome shotgun sequence):
CCTCCCTGCCATACTGTTTCGCTGCCAAGGCTGACCCAAGAATGCCGCAGGAGTTAACCAAAACCAGCATGATATTTCCAATCACTGCTGCGCTGCTCTTGGAACTTGTGATTGGTGACAACATCGGCAAGAACAATGTGGTGACATTCACTCTGGCAAGCAGTAGGAAGAGTTGCAACGCCGCCAGCACCATCATGTATGCCAGGTATTGCTCATTCCTTGATATGATCCTCCAAAATGCACTTGTGTCATGACCACTACGTATGCGCTGCGGTCTGTTGTAGCTGGGCTTCTTTTGTGTTATATCAACAACCTTCAAACTGGCAGGGTAACAAATACACTGAAGCGCTAGGCGGACATAGTCTCGCTTGTGCCCAAGTAAACTTGACAAGAAGGGCTGCTCATTGCACAACTCACTTTTCTCCATTCCCATGGTTGATTCTCCCTGGAGGTTGGCATTGTGGCCAAGGATGAATTGCCGGCCATAAGTATGGTTGTGGATCATAGCGTAGCTATAGAGCCTGGATATCAGAAAACCAATGCTGACAAAGAATGGCAAGGAGCCGCACCAACAAGATAGAGATCTCATGGCACGGGAAATCAATGTGCGCTGCCAAATTGTCGAGTTAGAGATGCATTAGTAGCCCTACAGTTTTTTTAGACTAAATAATAGCATTACAAATAGAAAGTAATGAAGTATATAAATGGTTTTTGGTATCTATGCAGTGTTCAGACTTCAGAAACTAACCAAGCTCTAATAATACATGTGAATTAAGAGAATGATTAAGTACACTTAGCAGCTGACCTGTACTGCAGAAGTTTTGTTTAGTAACCACCTGAGAATGAGAGCTCCAT
Coding sequences:
- the LOC133919141 gene encoding sugar transport protein MST1-like — translated: MQSSVMAFFPNIATAKLELHYLYRKYVNMFGISSNNSTVGCHLTRKMSHLPVQLIDRTFFSTGTAIRSIAISYGALILRWLLNKTSAVQRTLISRAMRSLSCWCGSLPFFVSIGFLISRLYSYAMIHNHTYGRQFILGHNANLQGESTMGMEKSELCNEQPFLSSLLGHKRDYVRLALQCICYPASLKVVDITQKKPSYNRPQRIRSGHDTSAFWRIISRNEQYLAYMMVLAALQLFLLLARVNVTTLFLPMLSPITSSKSSAAVIGNIMLVLVNSCGILGSALAAKQYGREVTFTIGVILMVFCQVAIPLILEVQIGVGGGTRTPMGYTTTMFVLTCVISCGLSWSWGSFFWTIPGKKVHSAGQVLTIALNFGVCFAQMQYFLLVLCRLKNVILVYYAMWIWS